From a single Lewinella sp. LCG006 genomic region:
- a CDS encoding glutamate-5-semialdehyde dehydrogenase, giving the protein MKATYETIVYPELEKVRQAARRLISVEQVEIATILTALADLTENEIPFLLKANKEDLSRMDKEDPKYDRLLLTEERILAIASDLRKVAALPSPLDKVLEERELASGLLLKRVSVPLGVVGIIFESRPNVTFDVFALCLKSGNAAVLKGSRDAHYSNQAILQLIKTVLAPYDLGDSCYLAPSEREALPAILQADQYIDVIIPRGSQGLIKFVRENARVPVIETGAGIVHTYLDKTASITKAKAIITNAKARRVSVCNALDCVLVHEEIADQLPFLLSELGEIHQCRVLADEKAYAILTGPYPQRLLAPADANSFGTEFLSMQLAVKIVSDVEEALDHIAKYSSKHSEAIIAEDEATCEYFLKQVDAAVVYANTTTAFTDGGQFGMGAEIGISTQKLHARGPMALRELTSYKWIVKGNGQIRN; this is encoded by the coding sequence ATGAAGGCAACCTACGAGACGATAGTCTATCCAGAACTAGAAAAAGTTCGACAAGCTGCTAGACGGCTTATCAGTGTAGAGCAGGTCGAGATTGCAACTATACTAACGGCATTGGCTGACCTAACAGAAAATGAGATTCCCTTTTTACTCAAAGCAAATAAGGAGGACTTAAGTCGAATGGATAAAGAAGATCCAAAGTATGATCGACTACTTTTAACTGAGGAGCGAATACTTGCCATTGCCAGTGATCTAAGAAAAGTAGCGGCTTTACCTTCTCCTCTAGATAAGGTACTAGAAGAACGGGAATTGGCGTCGGGCTTGTTATTAAAAAGGGTCAGTGTTCCATTAGGAGTTGTAGGGATAATATTTGAGTCTCGCCCTAATGTAACCTTCGATGTTTTTGCATTATGTTTGAAATCAGGTAATGCTGCCGTACTGAAAGGTAGTAGAGATGCACATTATTCTAATCAGGCAATTTTGCAACTCATTAAAACCGTTTTGGCTCCCTATGATTTAGGAGACAGCTGTTACCTTGCGCCAAGTGAACGTGAGGCACTACCTGCTATTTTACAGGCAGATCAGTATATTGATGTGATTATTCCTCGTGGAAGCCAAGGACTGATCAAGTTTGTCAGAGAAAACGCACGGGTGCCAGTTATCGAAACGGGAGCGGGAATTGTTCATACGTATTTAGATAAAACGGCAAGTATAACAAAAGCAAAAGCTATCATTACGAATGCTAAGGCCCGCAGGGTAAGTGTTTGTAATGCGCTGGATTGTGTGCTTGTGCATGAAGAGATTGCAGACCAATTGCCATTTTTATTGTCGGAACTTGGTGAAATACACCAATGTCGAGTTTTGGCGGATGAAAAAGCCTATGCTATTTTGACGGGCCCTTATCCGCAGAGATTATTAGCCCCAGCAGATGCGAATAGTTTTGGAACTGAATTTCTAAGTATGCAGTTAGCTGTAAAGATCGTTTCCGATGTAGAAGAGGCACTTGACCATATTGCGAAATACAGTTCAAAACATAGTGAAGCGATTATAGCTGAAGACGAGGCAACGTGTGAATATTTCCTTAAACAAGTAGACGCTGCTGTCGTATATGCGAATACAACTACCGCATTTACAGATGGAGGACAATTTGGCATGGGCGCAGAAATTGGGATAAGTACCCAGAAACTACACGCACGAGGCCCAATGGCGTTAAGAGAACTGACTTCGTATAAATGGATTGTAAAAGGAAATGGTCAGATTAGGAATTAA
- the rfbD gene encoding dTDP-4-dehydrorhamnose reductase, producing MPTLLITGAGGQLGKEFAALAHSFPKWHFLLPVRNELDITDTTQIEDFFANHQPDYCLNTAAYTAVDRAEQERDTAFSINATAAHQLATICKKYNTHLFHYSTDYVYQSGINRPIQETDPTQPKSVYAASKLAGDQMIGGILPAATIIRTSWVYSSYGHNFVKTMLRLGQERPELRVVFDQVGTPTYAKDLALYTLQMIEKIEAGILEKDKLAGIFHFSNEGVCSWYDFAQAIFELTKITCKVYPIESWEYPTPAQRPNYSVLNKAKIKKASGINIPYWREALERCLKEINHQAS from the coding sequence ATGCCAACGCTTTTGATTACCGGTGCTGGTGGCCAGCTGGGGAAGGAATTCGCTGCCTTAGCCCATTCCTTCCCTAAATGGCATTTCTTACTCCCTGTCCGTAACGAACTGGACATTACTGATACTACCCAAATTGAAGATTTTTTTGCTAATCATCAGCCCGACTATTGTCTTAATACTGCTGCTTATACCGCAGTAGATCGCGCAGAACAGGAAAGAGATACAGCCTTCTCTATTAATGCTACGGCGGCTCATCAGCTTGCCACGATATGCAAAAAATATAACACCCATTTATTTCACTACAGCACTGATTACGTCTACCAATCGGGAATCAACCGCCCTATCCAAGAAACCGACCCTACTCAGCCTAAAAGTGTCTACGCGGCATCTAAACTTGCTGGTGATCAAATGATTGGTGGGATACTGCCAGCTGCCACTATTATTCGTACCTCTTGGGTATACAGTAGTTATGGCCACAATTTTGTTAAAACAATGCTTCGCCTTGGTCAAGAACGACCTGAACTAAGGGTTGTTTTCGATCAGGTCGGCACCCCTACTTATGCAAAGGACCTGGCATTGTATACATTGCAAATGATTGAAAAGATAGAAGCAGGTATACTGGAGAAAGACAAACTTGCAGGGATATTCCATTTCAGCAACGAGGGTGTTTGTAGTTGGTATGATTTTGCTCAAGCAATTTTTGAACTTACTAAAATTACTTGTAAGGTTTACCCTATTGAAAGCTGGGAATATCCTACTCCCGCCCAACGCCCTAATTATAGTGTTCTAAATAAAGCTAAAATCAAAAAGGCCAGCGGTATAAATATTCCTTATTGGCGGGAAGCGCTTGAGCGTTGTTTAAAAGAAATAAATCACCAAGCGTCTTAA
- a CDS encoding UDP-2,3-diacylglucosamine diphosphatase codes for MKREPDIVVISDVHLGTYGCHAKELLVYLKSIRPKTLIINGDFIDIWQFRKRYFPKEHMQVIQRILKMAAKGTKVYYITGNHDDTLRRYSDFSTGNIHLRDKLVLQLKDKRAWIFHGDIFDLSIRYSPFIAKLGGKSYDYLIVFNRFVNKVRKAFGLQPMSLAKEAKRRVKKAVSFISDFEETAIDLAGQQKYDYVICGHIHMPQMRTTRAHGHPITYLNSGDWVENLTALEYQWGQWSIYEYDPADYQIVNNRLVVGASNGLNDDDDEDLEYEDNNDTEVLLQDIFGNRL; via the coding sequence ATGAAGCGTGAGCCAGACATTGTAGTCATTTCTGACGTTCATTTAGGCACTTATGGCTGTCATGCCAAGGAACTACTGGTCTACCTTAAAAGTATTCGCCCTAAAACGCTCATTATCAACGGCGATTTTATTGATATCTGGCAATTTCGCAAGCGCTACTTTCCCAAGGAACATATGCAGGTGATTCAGCGCATATTAAAGATGGCGGCAAAAGGCACTAAAGTCTATTACATTACCGGTAATCATGATGATACGCTGCGCCGTTATTCTGATTTCTCTACGGGTAACATTCATTTACGTGATAAGTTGGTCCTACAACTCAAAGATAAACGCGCATGGATTTTTCACGGTGATATTTTTGATTTATCTATTAGGTATTCTCCATTTATTGCTAAACTTGGAGGCAAGAGTTACGATTACCTTATTGTTTTCAATCGCTTTGTCAATAAAGTTCGCAAAGCCTTTGGCCTTCAACCAATGTCACTCGCGAAAGAAGCAAAACGACGGGTAAAAAAAGCAGTTTCTTTCATTAGTGATTTTGAAGAAACAGCCATCGACCTTGCGGGGCAACAAAAGTATGACTATGTCATTTGTGGACATATCCACATGCCACAAATGAGAACAACCCGAGCTCATGGCCATCCAATTACCTACCTAAACTCCGGAGATTGGGTCGAAAATCTCACAGCATTGGAATACCAGTGGGGACAGTGGAGTATTTATGAATATGATCCTGCTGATTATCAAATTGTTAACAATCGTTTGGTAGTAGGAGCCTCCAATGGACTTAATGATGATGACGATGAAGACCTGGAATATGAAGACAACAATGATACCGAAGTATTACTACAAGATATCTTTGGTAATAGGTTATAA
- a CDS encoding histone deacetylase produces MIKIAYSPIYKYQLPEGHRFPMDKYELLPEQLLYEGTVKEEQFFEPDCLSEEILLWTHTTDYWQKLQALALSRKEERAIGFPMRADLVTRGRHIAQGTIQCAQFAREKGVALNIAGGTHHAFADRGEGFCVFNDFAIAANYLLKRKEAERILIVDLDVHQGNGTAKIFQGEPRVFTFSMHGERNYPLRKERSDLDIGLPDNTTGEVYLQKLEAILPKLLRQHQPDMVFYLAGVDVLTTDRLGRLSLSVQACKQRDQFVFEVCRAAKLPVAVSMGGGYSQRIAHIIEAHANTYRVASDVFG; encoded by the coding sequence ATGATAAAAATTGCGTATTCCCCGATTTATAAGTACCAGTTGCCGGAGGGGCATCGTTTTCCAATGGATAAATATGAGTTGTTACCAGAGCAACTACTTTATGAAGGTACCGTAAAGGAGGAACAATTTTTTGAACCTGATTGCTTATCGGAAGAGATTTTGTTGTGGACGCATACGACCGATTATTGGCAGAAGCTTCAAGCACTAGCGCTCAGTAGGAAGGAGGAGAGAGCCATTGGTTTTCCAATGAGAGCTGATCTTGTGACACGAGGACGGCATATTGCGCAAGGGACGATCCAGTGTGCTCAATTTGCACGGGAAAAAGGAGTAGCACTCAATATAGCGGGAGGAACACACCATGCTTTCGCAGATAGAGGAGAAGGTTTTTGCGTGTTTAATGATTTTGCCATTGCTGCCAATTACTTGTTAAAGCGCAAAGAAGCAGAGCGTATATTAATTGTAGACCTGGACGTGCACCAGGGAAACGGAACCGCTAAGATTTTTCAGGGAGAGCCCCGCGTATTTACCTTCAGCATGCACGGTGAACGGAATTACCCACTCAGAAAAGAACGCTCAGATTTGGATATTGGTCTGCCTGATAATACTACAGGAGAGGTCTATTTACAAAAGCTGGAAGCAATTTTGCCGAAGCTACTCAGACAACATCAGCCAGATATGGTCTTTTATCTTGCTGGGGTAGATGTTTTAACCACAGATCGTTTGGGGCGTTTAAGCTTAAGTGTGCAAGCGTGCAAGCAACGAGATCAATTTGTTTTTGAAGTCTGTCGTGCAGCAAAATTACCGGTTGCCGTAAGTATGGGAGGGGGGTATTCGCAGCGGATAGCGCATATTATTGAAGCTCACGCTAACACCTACCGGGTCGCTAGTGATGTTTTTGGTTAG
- a CDS encoding DUF547 domain-containing protein, whose product MRLFPILLILIFLGNSNITQAQLDSFFVNADAFFKTNVINGLVDYQSIQQDPSALTILSQQIANTDLSMLDDRNTSQAFYINVYNLLVIAQIVENYPVFSPLNITGFFDQQKHTIAGEQLTLNELEKEKLLATFQDARFHFVLVCGALDCPPIIDQAYLPNTLENQMEQQTRLALNDGDFIKVNGEEVLLSQIFEWYAKDFGDNKDSAIDFINRYRSIPLNKSNVRFYNYDWTLNQTTGSQATGTKPTSLSSGGNNAARYVVSASIPKKSFEIKGFTNLYNQVTGNGTGPATDQATFFTQNLSVLYGLSNRFNAGFDLRYRQVSFGPESISRFDVFNLEQTASTRQGLTGIGPKIRYAPFSTLPNLSIQSTYWFAQGEDLAGNAERPFIDFNGDIWFTQIFNDFSIGDNFSFFTELDILIEDIGKKEDGHINRFSTPVQLILSYFPNSKTTIYSLGAYSPYWQKDFDYFYQAGLGAKYQITPKLEVELLYTQFRNQFILDTNGSASTMNFGLRISVF is encoded by the coding sequence ATGAGACTTTTCCCTATTCTTCTTATCCTGATATTTCTTGGCAATAGTAATATTACTCAAGCCCAGTTGGATTCTTTTTTTGTTAATGCTGATGCGTTTTTTAAAACAAATGTTATCAATGGCCTTGTTGATTATCAAAGCATCCAACAAGATCCTTCCGCTTTAACTATACTTAGTCAACAGATTGCCAATACAGACCTTAGTATGCTGGATGATCGTAATACCAGCCAAGCCTTCTATATAAATGTCTATAATCTTCTTGTTATCGCACAAATCGTAGAAAACTACCCTGTTTTTTCTCCACTTAACATTACGGGCTTCTTCGATCAACAAAAACACACCATAGCTGGTGAACAACTCACACTCAATGAGTTGGAAAAAGAGAAGCTGCTTGCCACCTTTCAAGATGCTCGCTTCCACTTTGTCCTTGTTTGTGGTGCTTTAGATTGTCCTCCAATTATTGATCAGGCCTACCTTCCCAACACTTTGGAGAATCAGATGGAACAGCAAACCCGATTAGCACTCAATGATGGAGATTTCATCAAAGTCAATGGTGAAGAAGTTTTATTATCCCAAATATTTGAATGGTATGCTAAAGATTTTGGTGATAATAAAGACAGTGCGATTGATTTCATCAATCGGTATCGCAGCATCCCTTTGAACAAATCTAATGTACGTTTTTATAATTACGACTGGACATTAAATCAAACTACGGGCTCTCAGGCTACAGGAACAAAACCTACCAGCTTGTCCTCTGGGGGGAATAACGCGGCTCGCTATGTTGTCAGTGCATCTATCCCGAAAAAGAGCTTTGAAATAAAAGGTTTTACCAATCTCTACAATCAAGTTACAGGTAATGGCACCGGCCCTGCTACTGATCAAGCTACTTTTTTTACCCAAAATCTTAGCGTTCTCTATGGGCTCAGCAATAGATTCAATGCTGGTTTTGATCTTCGTTATCGACAAGTAAGCTTTGGGCCCGAAAGTATCTCTCGTTTTGACGTCTTCAACCTCGAGCAAACCGCTAGTACTCGGCAAGGGCTTACCGGTATTGGCCCAAAAATCAGGTACGCTCCTTTCTCAACACTTCCCAACCTGTCTATACAATCCACCTACTGGTTTGCACAGGGAGAAGATTTGGCTGGCAACGCAGAGCGACCGTTCATTGACTTCAATGGTGACATTTGGTTTACTCAAATTTTTAACGACTTTTCAATTGGAGATAACTTTTCTTTTTTCACAGAGTTGGACATTCTCATAGAAGATATAGGCAAAAAAGAAGACGGTCACATTAATCGGTTTTCTACGCCTGTACAGCTAATTTTAAGCTATTTCCCAAACAGTAAAACGACTATTTATTCCCTGGGAGCTTACTCTCCTTACTGGCAAAAAGACTTTGATTACTTTTATCAAGCAGGCTTGGGAGCGAAATATCAAATCACCCCTAAGCTAGAAGTAGAGCTTCTTTACACCCAATTTCGCAATCAATTCATTCTTGACACAAACGGGTCAGCTTCTACCATGAACTTTGGCCTAAGGATTTCTGTCTTCTAA
- a CDS encoding outer membrane protein assembly factor codes for MNYLRKLVLMALLSLSFVLKAQESLVYEIAAIQVMGCEKTSPHVVRQMSGLRLGDKIHLPGPAITQAVRQLLQQQLFSDVQVMQEKTTLDLVWLSIIVEEAPLLESIKVNGLPRRKQEEWTTWLEQQYPLETAWLPAGVAQFKSTIRKRLEKEGYASDSFTLLAGKVGEGVVMEVQFEKLRKQKIAGVHWQGASKERVRDLNKAADVNGLRKSIYSPVEQENIRAAIIHYYRDQGYVDAAITQGSSWQTEDGHWYWALKIDEGQPYTVGTIRWKGAHRYDTTLLAKILAIKPGDPYRPSYLDKKLHFDPEDGDLSGLYMDNGHLFFRAEAIVTSLRDHTVDIEIQLQEGPIAIISEVNIAGNERTNEHVIRRELRTQPGEPFSREEVLRSQRALINLGYFKPETMGVRTDVDPESGMVAITYEMEEDRNDKFELAASFNPGGENGVGLVGTLGFTFNNFSLRQLLAGDWRSAHGDGQQLSIRTQSSGLGFQSYNLNFLEPWFNGKPRSLGFSAFYQRFADQDSLGNWETLSVTGANLRLGQRLPWGDGGWTLNNELGYQHIRLDNLLRIDLDDGTALTEGKFHNFYTQLKLVYHNMNDPFFPRQGGNFEVSGQWTPPWRQAFDEEGNEKLSRLSYHKYRIQGERYFPLGRKAVLKTSAKMGWLLNYNPNHSTSPFERFELGGNGMSGSQQAAFVGNDLLALRGYDLNDVPGSVGGGGAAFSKFTAEVRYPLFNSGTARGYILGFVEGGNSWKSARDFNPFQLYRSTGLGLRFQLPMFGTIGFDYGLGFDQPGFQLKDWQQYGTFNLILGFEPE; via the coding sequence ATGAACTACCTAAGAAAGTTAGTGCTCATGGCACTGCTAAGCCTTTCCTTTGTCTTGAAGGCTCAGGAGAGCTTGGTTTATGAAATTGCAGCTATTCAGGTAATGGGCTGTGAGAAGACTTCTCCTCATGTCGTACGACAGATGAGTGGTTTGAGGCTCGGAGATAAAATTCATCTTCCCGGCCCTGCCATAACCCAGGCCGTACGCCAATTACTACAGCAACAACTTTTTTCTGATGTACAAGTAATGCAAGAAAAAACAACACTGGATTTGGTCTGGCTGTCCATTATTGTTGAAGAAGCACCATTGTTGGAAAGTATCAAAGTAAATGGACTTCCCCGCCGTAAGCAGGAGGAATGGACGACTTGGTTGGAACAGCAATATCCCCTGGAAACAGCTTGGCTTCCAGCGGGCGTAGCACAGTTTAAGAGCACTATTCGTAAGCGATTGGAAAAGGAGGGTTATGCTTCTGATAGTTTTACCCTTTTGGCAGGCAAAGTTGGCGAAGGAGTGGTGATGGAAGTGCAGTTTGAAAAACTGCGCAAGCAAAAAATTGCTGGTGTTCATTGGCAAGGAGCGAGTAAAGAGCGTGTCAGAGATTTGAACAAAGCCGCAGATGTGAATGGGTTAAGAAAAAGCATTTATTCGCCTGTTGAGCAAGAGAACATTCGAGCTGCCATTATTCATTATTATCGCGATCAGGGTTATGTCGATGCGGCGATTACCCAAGGCAGTAGTTGGCAAACCGAAGATGGTCATTGGTATTGGGCTTTGAAAATTGACGAAGGGCAACCATATACAGTAGGAACAATCCGTTGGAAGGGGGCGCACCGCTATGATACTACCTTGTTGGCAAAGATTTTGGCGATCAAGCCGGGTGACCCTTACCGACCTTCTTATTTGGACAAGAAACTCCATTTTGATCCCGAGGATGGCGATCTCAGCGGCTTGTATATGGACAATGGGCACCTGTTTTTTCGGGCTGAAGCCATTGTCACGAGTTTACGAGATCATACCGTCGATATTGAGATTCAGCTTCAAGAGGGACCGATAGCGATCATTAGCGAGGTCAATATCGCAGGTAATGAGCGAACCAATGAACACGTAATCCGCCGCGAGTTACGCACCCAACCTGGTGAGCCTTTTAGTCGTGAGGAAGTTTTGCGCTCTCAGCGAGCGTTGATTAACCTGGGGTACTTCAAGCCGGAAACGATGGGTGTCCGTACGGATGTAGATCCCGAGTCGGGGATGGTTGCCATTACTTACGAAATGGAGGAAGATCGTAACGATAAATTTGAATTGGCTGCAAGTTTTAATCCTGGTGGTGAAAATGGAGTAGGCTTGGTGGGAACCCTTGGGTTTACCTTTAACAATTTTTCTCTTCGGCAATTGCTAGCTGGCGATTGGCGCTCAGCACATGGAGATGGCCAGCAACTTAGTATTCGGACACAATCCAGCGGCTTGGGGTTTCAATCCTACAACCTTAATTTTTTGGAGCCATGGTTCAATGGCAAACCCCGTTCATTAGGATTTAGTGCTTTTTACCAACGGTTTGCTGATCAAGATAGTCTGGGCAATTGGGAGACCTTATCGGTAACGGGAGCAAATCTCCGTTTGGGCCAACGACTCCCTTGGGGGGACGGTGGCTGGACCCTCAATAACGAGCTGGGATACCAACATATTCGGTTGGATAATTTGTTGCGTATTGACTTAGACGATGGTACAGCCTTGACGGAAGGTAAATTTCATAATTTCTACACCCAATTAAAACTGGTATATCACAATATGAATGATCCTTTCTTTCCCCGCCAAGGGGGAAACTTTGAGGTGTCTGGGCAGTGGACGCCTCCCTGGCGACAAGCTTTCGACGAAGAAGGCAATGAGAAGTTGAGTCGTCTGTCTTACCACAAATACCGTATTCAAGGAGAGAGATACTTTCCGCTAGGGCGCAAGGCTGTACTTAAGACAAGTGCCAAAATGGGCTGGCTATTGAACTACAACCCCAATCATTCTACTTCTCCCTTTGAGCGTTTTGAACTTGGAGGCAACGGGATGTCAGGGAGCCAACAGGCCGCTTTTGTGGGCAACGATCTCTTGGCTTTGCGGGGCTACGACCTCAATGATGTCCCTGGTAGTGTTGGTGGAGGTGGGGCTGCGTTTAGTAAGTTTACGGCGGAGGTTCGCTACCCCTTGTTTAACAGTGGTACCGCACGTGGTTATATCCTAGGATTTGTCGAGGGAGGTAATAGTTGGAAATCTGCCCGAGACTTTAACCCTTTCCAGTTGTATCGCTCTACAGGGCTGGGGCTGCGTTTTCAGTTGCCTATGTTTGGGACAATCGGTTTTGATTATGGGCTAGGTTTCGATCAACCTGGATTTCAACTTAAAGATTGGCAACAATATGGTACTTTTAATTTGATCCTGGGATTTGAGCCCGAGTAG
- a CDS encoding energy transducer TonB produces MKNTWIILLLTVWIFPTLSFAQTAERTDLSYEVNKVYPYLSVTSEQLKAATTLSDLNHRYKPSWVKEYISVELSASQQGQLHSVMSKSDLLTPAQKAILNTADAGTDISVKVNYLPQNTLAHNDVKTLEFSFTVDPEVDAHFVGGQQQLMQYLKENAIVTIPAGSFKGYDLVAVKFTITEEGEVTDAQLFERAKDENINALLLSAIKKMPCWEPATHADGTKVKQEFALTVGNMENCMVNLLNIRRDRS; encoded by the coding sequence ATGAAAAATACTTGGATCATACTCCTCCTAACGGTGTGGATTTTTCCCACACTTAGTTTCGCTCAGACAGCAGAGCGCACCGACTTAAGCTACGAAGTCAATAAGGTTTACCCATATCTTTCTGTGACCAGCGAGCAACTCAAGGCAGCTACTACTTTGAGCGACCTCAACCACCGATACAAACCATCGTGGGTAAAGGAATACATTTCGGTAGAGCTATCGGCTAGCCAGCAAGGACAGTTACACTCAGTGATGAGCAAGAGTGATTTACTCACCCCGGCACAGAAAGCTATACTGAATACAGCAGACGCTGGGACGGATATTTCTGTTAAGGTAAATTACCTTCCACAAAATACCCTGGCGCACAATGATGTAAAAACCCTTGAATTTTCGTTTACGGTAGACCCTGAAGTGGATGCCCACTTTGTTGGAGGACAACAGCAGCTCATGCAGTACTTAAAGGAAAATGCCATTGTTACTATTCCCGCTGGCAGCTTCAAGGGGTATGATTTGGTAGCAGTGAAATTTACAATTACAGAAGAAGGAGAGGTTACCGATGCTCAATTATTTGAGCGTGCGAAGGATGAAAACATTAATGCTTTGTTACTTTCAGCCATCAAAAAAATGCCTTGTTGGGAGCCGGCCACTCATGCGGATGGAACCAAAGTTAAGCAGGAATTTGCCTTGACGGTAGGAAACATGGAAAATTGTATGGTGAACCTTTTGAATATCCGCCGGGATCGCTCCTAA
- a CDS encoding Uma2 family endonuclease, whose amino-acid sequence MAEKKLETFTIQEYLEMEENSVEKSEYDHGQIVGMSGGSIDHAIIGSNINASLNTAVQKKKLACITLNSEARVYIDAANSFVYPDGMIVCGEVEISEEDPHAVTNPILIVEVLSKSTERYDRGDKFHKYCSLPSFQEYVLIDSKKPVVDVLYREGQASWKMVTTIGLDKEIYLHTLDTVIPMEAIYRNTLQLGPPVFGRD is encoded by the coding sequence ATGGCTGAAAAAAAACTCGAGACATTCACCATTCAGGAGTACCTGGAAATGGAGGAAAATTCGGTAGAAAAAAGCGAATACGATCATGGACAGATCGTAGGAATGAGTGGTGGAAGTATTGATCATGCTATAATTGGTAGTAACATCAATGCTTCTCTAAACACAGCTGTTCAAAAGAAAAAACTAGCTTGTATAACATTAAATAGTGAGGCTAGAGTTTATATAGATGCAGCAAACTCTTTCGTCTACCCCGACGGAATGATTGTTTGTGGCGAAGTAGAAATTTCGGAAGAAGATCCTCACGCGGTCACTAATCCTATTTTGATTGTTGAGGTGCTCTCAAAATCTACGGAGCGCTATGACCGTGGCGACAAGTTTCATAAATATTGCTCGCTTCCTTCCTTTCAGGAATATGTGCTTATCGATTCCAAAAAACCCGTGGTAGATGTGCTTTACCGAGAAGGGCAAGCCTCATGGAAAATGGTGACCACCATTGGTCTGGATAAAGAAATCTATCTACATACCCTTGACACCGTTATTCCGATGGAGGCTATTTACCGAAACACTTTACAATTAGGTCCACCAGTTTTCGGGAGGGATTAG